Genomic DNA from Panthera uncia isolate 11264 chromosome E3, Puncia_PCG_1.0, whole genome shotgun sequence:
AAGCTGGGGTCAGGGTCCCAGCCACCCGGGTCCGGGATGGGAGCGGCCTGAACTGGGGAGAGCAGGGCCCCGGTGTCAGGTAACGAGCGGGTGAGCTGTGAGTGAGCTGTGGGAAGGGACAAGAGCCGGAGTTTAGCGGAGGCCTGGGCTGTGCCTTCACAGGGACTTGGGCTCAGGGTTTCTAGATCACGGGTTCGAGTACACCCTGGGAGAGAGGACTGGGAGCTGGGTTTGGACGCCTGGATCCTCTGAGTATTGGGAAAGAATCGGAGTTGGGGGCCAGAGGGAAAGATAGAGTTAGGGAAGGAAGTTTCTTTGGACCACAGGAACCAGTGAGTGACAACAGGAGATGAAAGTCGAGGTTGTTAAGGATAGGGACAGGCGGTGGGAAATTcagacttggggtggggggcggggcggtaGTTGCCGGGCCAGGACTACATTCCCCAGCATGCCTTGGTAGGCGCGCTGTGCAGCTCGGGAAATGTAGTCATGCTTCCGGGGCTCCACCCTCTAGTTTACGCTAGGAAAGGCTAGTCGTGGATGATGCGGGTTTCTAGCTTTTTGCACAGAAGGTCCTTTGGGGAGGAAATGGGACTTCAGTCTCCCAGTCTGTAGAATGGGCTTAAAGGAGCATTCCGACTTGAAATTCTGTGCTTCAATGATGTTAAACTTCACCATCACTGAGGTACCGAGGTATGTGAAACCTATCCTCAAAGGGCTCCCAGACTGAGGCAGATTAACACAAATAAAGGAGCCATTAAAAAAACTACCTTGGAAGTATGAGTAAATGgcctaaaataaaaggaaaaagttaattTAAGGGAGGGGTGAATCCAGAGGCTGCACTGAGGAGGCAATATTTGAATTTGGCTTTAATAGGATTTCAACAATGATTTGGCATCAGAGAATACATTTCAGGTAGGACAACTGTTTGGCGAATGTCTGGTGCCTCATTTACCATTGGTGGGAATGGGACATAGCCTGCCCAGCTTAAAAGTTGGAGAATTCAGAGCAGAGCTTGTGGATTCAGGAAGGAAGAGCCAGCCTGCAAGAAGTGGTCAAGGCGTAGGGGTTTGGGCTGCCCTCATCCCTCCCCCTTTTTCCCACCAGAAGACCCACAGGCTGACTCCTCAGTCTCACTCCTTCCCCACTTGGAGGCCAAGATCCGTCAGACACACAGCTTTGCCCGCCTCCTCACCAAATATGCTGAGCAGCTGCTCCAGGAATATGTGAGTGGGAATGGGGATGGGGGTGCCAGAGGCCTGAGGAGTGGGGAAGTACAGATCACAGAGGTTCCTGACCACCCATTTTTCCACCCTCATTTCCCAGCTGCAGAAAAATGGGACACAATTTGCCATGCTGGCAAATTGGGGAACTggcccctctctgtgccccaaatGCCCCTGTGTCTGCCCCAGCTTGGAGGCTCCCCTACCACACTGCAttaagacagaggcagagagagtaaaGAGAATTGAGTGAGTGAGTCAGGAAACCTAGGTTCTAGGCTCTCTGTGATCTTGTCACCTTACCACCATGGGCCTTGGTCTCCCCAGCTATTAAAGGAGGCAGTTTAACAAGATGAGTTGTAAACTCATCTACCTGTGCTATACAGAGAGTCCAAGAAGGGGTTTCAACATGGGGCAAAAATTCCAGTCCAAGAAGGGACTTTTACAGAGGAGGGGGGATCTGCCACCATCTTTGGTTAGGCATAGGGCGCTACCCAAGGAAGGAGGGTATTTCCACCAATTACTCTGGTGTAGTGGAAGGAGGGTATAGCTTTGAATCAGAAAGACTGTAGGTCTGCTAACTTGCTGTGACTTTGGACAGTAATGGtaacatgaaaaaagaatgatgtaACAATTATGAAAGTGGAATAAGAGAGAGAACTAGCTTTGTAATTCTGTGAACATTGGTTCAAAATCCAGCTCTGTCCTTTCCTAGATAGATGACCTGGGGCAAGTCAATTTACCTCAGCAGCCTCAATatcctcatttataaaaacagCATCATCATAATCATCACATCCATTATTGGAAAGATTAGGAAATAGTGTGTTTAAAGCAGCAAACAGTGCCTGAACCAGAGACAAGATGTCAGCAAAGGATAAATGGTACAGTTGTAGCATGTTTGCAAATTACAAAtctcttttatctttcatttgttcatttgtatgAACAAATGAGCCCCCTGCAGGTGCAGAGATAGTGGAggatgaggggagagagaaacagatggtTTTCAGCAGTCTCTGTGTGATTCTCAGGAAATCCTTAGTAGAAAGACAGGACAGGGAGCTGATCccgcattttacagatgagaagagtAAGActcagggaagggaaatggtATTGCATGAAACTGCAttgctagcaagtggcagagacTGGATTTGCGCCCCGGTCTGAAAGATGGCATTAAtaaaagagctaacatttattgtgcCCTTCCAGTGGGCCAGGATCTGCTGGAAGCATTTTACCATGCTCGGAAATACCCTATGAAGTGGATACTGTtatccattttagagatgaggaaacaaaggcactgGTGTAAAGCccacttttgggggggggggggcgggttgtcGTATCAAACACAACAGTTGTGTTGGAAGGAATGTGTCATTTGCGAGGTGGGGAAACTAAGGCCCCAGAGAGCGGGAGGAGTGGAGAGTGGAGGAATTCTGTCGCGGCGCCTCTCGGGGAAGGGCGGGGCCCCCCTGACTGCCGTGTCTCCGCAGGTGCAGCACCAGGGAGACCCCTTCGGGCTGCCCGGCTTCTCGCCCCCGCGGCTGCCAGTAGCCGGCCTGAGCGCCCCTGCACCGGGCCACGCGGGCCTGCCCGCGCCCGAGCGGCTGCGGCTGGACGCGGCGGCGCTGACCGCGCTGCCACCGCTGCTCGAAGTGGTGCGGCGCCACCAGGCGGAGCTGAACCCGCGTGCGCCGCGCTTGCTGCGGCGCCTGGAGGACGCGGCGCGCCAGGCCCGGGCCCTGGGCGCCGCGGTGGAGGCCGTGCTGGCCGCGCTGGGCACCGAGACTCGCGGGCCCTGGCCCgagcccgccgccgccgctgccgccgccgccgccgccgccaccggcGCAGGCGTCTTCCCTGCCAAGGTTCTGGGGCTCCGCGTGTGTGGCCTCTACCGCGAGTGGGTGAGCCGAACCGAGGGCGACCTGGGCCAGCTGGTGCCCAGTGGCCCGGCCTGAGCGCGGGGCTGCAGCTTGCTGTCACCCCCTCCTAGTCCGTCTCTGTCGGTGCCTAATAAGGGCGGACTGTCTGCGTCTCTCTTGTCTCTgccacctctctgtgctttgtaAGCGCTCCGTGTCTCTTTATCGGACCTCCTTGTGTCTGTGACGTCCCATGTCCATCATTTTCTTGCTTTCCCCCCTCTTTTCCATTGCTTGGGCCTGCCTCCGTCTCTCTTGGTCTCCCCCTTCACCTGTCTCTGGGGGGgtctctttgttttcccttttctccatctcttgtcTCCCTTTGGCCCCATGTGAGCAGGTGTACCTCTCCGCCTCATCTCAAGGAGGGGACACCTCATCAACTCTGTTTCTTtcactgcctctctctgtcctttcctggcCAGGGACCTGGCTGCCAGCCCTGGTGGGAGGGCTACTCCAGACAAATTTCAGCCACCTTCCCACAGTGCGTCACTCCCCCTCCTTGCTTCTCCGTTTGATGTCCTttccctccttcacctcctctgccctctccccataCCTCCCCCCACCAAGCCAAAtctatggagagaaaaaaaatcaacaccttaaaacagttttattcctgagaataaattaattttttgtaaataaaatgtttaaaaataaaaaagaacactaAAGTTACCAGTATATACAGTTGCCGAAAATGGGGAGACACCTTTGGGGAGAAGAGGATCCTTGGGGCACAATCTGGTCCCCCAGACATACCCAAAAGCCACAGTATAAATAGGAGATTAACAAATGCCCCCAGGCCAGGGATATTGTCCATCACTCTAGAACAGGAAGTAGATGTGTCCTGAGCTGGAAACATCTATATGAGTACTTTTTCATTTGGACTTCCATTGATTGGGAAGAAAGTTGGAACAGTGGCTATAGTCAGGGAAGTAGACTAGGGGAGGCAATGAACTCCAGCAAGAAGAGGAGACCTATCTGCTCAGAAAGCCCATAGCTTCATACAGAAAATGAGGtagaaacaaaaaggcagcccCTGGACCTCCTCAAAATTACAGGAAAAGGAAGGTCTCAGGGAGAGCCCTGGCATTCTTTCCACCCAAGATGGGGGCAACCAGGACCACTGGATTGAAAGAATCCACAAAATGATACCCATAGAGTCCCACCCAGATCTGGAAGGGAGGTCATAGGACCTAGGCAGGAAAGACCCAGGCAACAGGGACTTGAGGCCTGGTTCCTAGGAaatattcccaaataaacaagCCCTGTCTGCTAGACAAGATGTGTCTCCTTTAGTGAAGAAGCAAGGCAGGAAAGAGTCCATTGGGAAAGAAGTGTTGCAGCCTCTGGCAGGAAGTCCTGCCTCGTCTATCCAGGGTATTTGGCCTTGAGCAGAGCTAAGTCCCTCACAGCTCGGTCTGTCCAGTGGCCATATTCCCGGGTCACTACATAGCCTCGACATTTCCTCTCAAAGGCTGAAGCCCCAAAGGCAACAACACCGAGAGTGTCCTCTTCCGGGGGGATGGGCAGGCCCAGAGCAGTCATGATTGCAGCCATGTTGCCCAACAGGCCTTGGGCCCTGAGTCTTGCGGCGCCGAGCTGAGCCAGCAGGATAGGACTGCCAGGGTTCAGGTCTCTCTGGTCATCCCCTACGAGCTGGAGGTGCTGGGTCAAGGCCAGGAAGGCCCCCTGGGCATGGCCCAGCCGCTCCCCATCATCCAGGGCATGCCAGGTCTTGAAGGAGACAGCGGCAGGAGGCAGGCTGCTGAGCTGAAGCTCAGGGGCTGAGAAACCAGGGTCGCTAAAGGGGCTGCCCTGGTACTGGAGCTGcatgagaaacagagacagataGGAATGCGGGGACGGAAGTGGTGCTGACTTCACATCTGCCTTCCATAAGACTGACATCTTCCCAGGGGGAGGAGTTAGTGGGATgtcctagcacagagcctgggctcTGTTAGGTTCCAGGTTCATGTATAAATTGTACAACTTTGATTCACAGCTTCAGTAATTCCCATGCGTGAAAATGATAAGAAGtagtatatataaagcacttagcacagcacTTGGCATACAATAAGGGCATGATAGGCCACTATATTACATTAATATCATGACATCATGACACTATGATTGTGTTATTTATTATACTATTTTCAGTCTAAATATATTATTGACCACGTATAGtctacatgtatctttttttttttaatttttttttaacgtttatttatttttgagagagagagagagacaaagcacgaatgggggaggggcagagagagagggagacagaatcggaagcaggctccaggctctgagccatcagcccagagcccgacgcggggctcgaactcacggaccgcgagaccgtgacctgagccgaagtcggacgctcaaccgactgagccacccaggcgcccctatatgtatcttttttatttatagcatttaGTTGTTTATGCttattagttttattataatcattaataaataattgttaacatTAAATTTAGTTGAGTGCCTTCTCCATTAAAGTTCTTGCCTCCATAAACCTAGACCCACAAAATCTTAGTGCGCACTGATAAATCCCCAAATTGGTAGCCCACCTAGACCTCCATCACTATtttaggtgaagaaactgaggctcacggtGCCCAAAGCCACCCAGGGAATGATGGCAGCTATGGCACGAGAAACTAGGTTTAGTAAACTTGACGTGGGCCTGGAATATAGCACAGGGGAGGAGTCACAAATCCTAGGGCCTCCAGGAGCCAGATGGATTGTATAActggaggaagaaggcagaaccaagatggggtgaggaggggccaggagggTCCCTGTGCCTGTTTTAGACAGGCAGTCATGTTCAAAATTTGAACAAGTATTTCATGGGCCAAACAGAAAACATCTGTAGGGCAGATTCAGCTAGCGGGCCGCTGCTAGTTTGAACTTCTAGACAGTGTGGGGGTGGTGCAGGAGGATTGGCACTGCCAGtgattagctgtgtgaccttaggcaaattattCACCCTCTCTaaaactcagtttccttatctgtaaagtggattATGATTCTATCTCTCAGAAGTGTTTGAAGAGTCAGCAAGATAATGGGCAGAGTGCCCAGCCCGGGCACATGGCTCAAGTAAGCACATAGCGCCAGGTGATTGTAGAAATAATTATGACCCTGTAAAGTCTTTCTCTGTATGTGCTGTCTTTGACTCTTGTAACAGTCCTGAAAGGTCAGCAAAAGCAGGATCACaaattccattttgcagatgaggaagctgagacccacaaagagagagagagagagagagagagagagagaaggaatgacaGCCCAAGGTCACCAGCTATCAGTGACAGCGTTTGAGTGAGTCTCTAGTTGACAGAGCTCCTGTGCCCTCAGACTCAT
This window encodes:
- the CTF1 gene encoding cardiotrophin-1, translated to MSRREGSLEDPQADSSVSLLPHLEAKIRQTHSFARLLTKYAEQLLQEYVQHQGDPFGLPGFSPPRLPVAGLSAPAPGHAGLPAPERLRLDAAALTALPPLLEVVRRHQAELNPRAPRLLRRLEDAARQARALGAAVEAVLAALGTETRGPWPEPAAAAAAAAAAATGAGVFPAKVLGLRVCGLYREWVSRTEGDLGQLVPSGPA
- the LOC125928647 gene encoding cardiotrophin-2-like — encoded protein: SDLRFSLTAPLCLLTLLLLPYLSLGAPISPAEPISQAYSLALYMQKNTSTLLQTYLQYQGSPFSDPGFSAPELQLSSLPPAAVSFKTWHALDDGERLGHAQGAFLALTQHLQLVGDDQRDLNPGSPILLAQLGAARLRAQGLLGNMAAIMTALGLPIPPEEDTLGVVAFGASAFERKCRGYVVTREYGHWTDRAVRDLALLKAKYPG